A single genomic interval of Malania oleifera isolate guangnan ecotype guangnan chromosome 11, ASM2987363v1, whole genome shotgun sequence harbors:
- the LOC131143473 gene encoding agamous-like MADS-box protein AGL80 translates to MNKLFVLHLTPFTYFLVSPPLYKSLVGTLKHIYFPEVCAILAPFIMGRKKVKHELIANETARRTTFRKRKASLLKKTSELKILCGVEACAIIYDSQNYQLEVWPSSPEACRVLERFKDLPLAKQGKYMMDQEGFLKKNLCNLSGSLKKEKEKNRRLKMELLLSECLLTKTLHCLNNMEDMKEFPCFLEEKNNLITRKIESFCINPCQDANGKDNNNAV, encoded by the coding sequence ATGAATAAACTATTCGTTCTTCATTTAACACCATTTACGTATTTCCTCGTGTCTCCACCTTTATATAAATCACTAGTTGGGACACTCAAGCACATCTATTTTCCTGAGGTGTGCGCTATCCTTGCTCCCTTCATTATGGGTAGAAAGAAGGTGAAGCATGAATTGATAGCTAATGAAACTGCCAGGAGAACCACCTTcagaaaaaggaaagcaagtttgCTGAAGAAGACGAGTGAGTTGAAAATCTTATGTGGGGTGGAGGCATGTGCAAttatttatgattctcaaaattACCAGCTGGAAGTTTGGCCCTCATCACCAGAAGCTTGTCGTGTGCTTGAAAGATTTAAAGATTTGCCTCTTGCAAAGCAAGGCAAATATATGATGGACCAAGAAGGTTTTCTGAAGAAAAATCTGTGTAATCTGAGTGGAAGTctgaagaaggagaaggagaaaaatCGAAGGCTCAAGATGGAACTGCTCTTGTCCGAGTGCTTGCTGACTAAAACTCTACACTGTCTGAACAATATGGAGGATATGAAAGAGTTTCCCTGTTTTCTGGAGGAGAAGAATAATCTGATCACGAGGAAGATTGAATCCTTTTGTATCAACCCTTGTCAAGATGCTAATGGGAAAGATAATAACAATGCTGTGTAG